The Nitrospirota bacterium DNA window GAAATTCTGTTATATCGCCGTTTAGTTTAAGTTTCATAGAAAAATCGTAAAAAGCATATATGTCCGAAAAACTTTAAGGCAACACCTTTAAGTCATGCTGCCTTTTGCAAATAGTTCAAAAGCAAATACTTAAAACTTTTTGTAGCATGACTTATAATAATAATGTTGCTTGCTTAAAGTTTTGGGGGTATGTATGCTTTTTACTCTCAACCCTTAACTTATTACACATGCAAATCCCTTTTCCCCTGTTCAATTAACTTAAATTTCTCAAATATCCCGTTGCCTATTTTCTCAGCCTCCTCTTTAAGCCTTTTTGTCAAAAGCCCCCGCACATTGTCTGACGCATAATCCTCCACATATTCCTTAAGCGTAAGCAGTGCATTTTGCCGGCACAGGTTTTTAATGGTCTGCCCCTCTGCAAGCTCTCTGAATTTCTCACCGCTTCTTCCTTCCCTGTAACAGGCAGTGCAGAGGCTCGGAATAAGTCCGAGGCTTGCGATAGCGCTCATCACCTCATCAAGACTTCTTTTGTCTCCTATTTCAAACTGCGCAGTATCGCTGTCATTCAGGTAACCCAAGGGGCTGGTCCTTGAACCTGCGGACACCTGCGATGCTCCGGTTAAAAAAAGTTCGTCCCTGAGTTTTGCAGGCTCTCTCGTAGTAATCACAATGCCTGTGTAGGGAAGAGAGAGGCGGTAAATTGCAACTATTTTTTTAAAATCATCGTCTGAAACCGTATGTTTTGTCCCTGTAAATCCCGAGCCTTCCGCAGGCTGAAGCCTCGGCGCTGAAAGCGTGTGCGGACCAAAGCCGTATTTTCTTAATAACCTGTTGCTGTGCGCAATTAAAGCCCACACATCCCATCTCCAGTCATAAATGCCGAGAAGCACTCCCATTCCGACATCCTCAAAGCCCGCCTCTATTGCCCTGTCTATGACATTAAGCCGCCATTGATAATCGGATTTTGGGCCTGACGGATGCAGAGTCCTGTATGTTGGGATATGGTATGTCTCCTGAAAGCACTGATAAACGCCTGTGCCCGAAGCCTTGAGCCTTTTGAAATCTTCAACAC harbors:
- the hydG gene encoding [FeFe] hydrogenase H-cluster radical SAM maturase HydG, with amino-acid sequence MHTITKSSLAANDRHLLRDILAKSLNLHALSLRDVSFLINLSGKDLWDEVFDVSRRVKEKVYGRRIVLFAPLYLSNECINDCLYCGFRIGNKKAKRKNLSIEEALKEASLLAGRGYKRLLLVTSEHPKLSGIDYLETIISAIYKNTDIRILHVNAAPMSVEDFKRLKASGTGVYQCFQETYHIPTYRTLHPSGPKSDYQWRLNVIDRAIEAGFEDVGMGVLLGIYDWRWDVWALIAHSNRLLRKYGFGPHTLSAPRLQPAEGSGFTGTKHTVSDDDFKKIVAIYRLSLPYTGIVITTREPAKLRDELFLTGASQVSAGSRTSPLGYLNDSDTAQFEIGDKRSLDEVMSAIASLGLIPSLCTACYREGRSGEKFRELAEGQTIKNLCRQNALLTLKEYVEDYASDNVRGLLTKRLKEEAEKIGNGIFEKFKLIEQGKRDLHV